In Cedecea neteri, a single genomic region encodes these proteins:
- a CDS encoding endonuclease domain-containing protein: MQPIRRYARQLRRQMTPEENLLWYQLRSRRFATYKFRRQHPIGLYIVDFACCAARLVIELDGGQHEMQRGYDERRTKYLNEQGWRVRRFWNNELRENLEGVLTVILQDLSEL; encoded by the coding sequence ATGCAGCCGATCCGACGTTATGCCCGCCAGCTCAGGCGGCAGATGACTCCCGAAGAGAACTTGCTGTGGTATCAACTCCGCAGCAGGCGTTTTGCCACGTATAAGTTTCGGCGGCAGCATCCGATTGGGCTTTATATCGTGGACTTTGCCTGCTGCGCTGCTCGCCTGGTGATCGAACTGGACGGCGGGCAGCATGAGATGCAAAGGGGCTATGATGAACGAAGAACGAAGTATCTGAATGAGCAAGGGTGGCGGGTGAGGCGATTCTGGAATAACGAGCTGCGGGAGAATCTGGAGGGGGTGTTGACGGTGATTTTGCAGGATCTGAGTGAGCTGTGA